In one window of Rhinoderma darwinii isolate aRhiDar2 chromosome 7, aRhiDar2.hap1, whole genome shotgun sequence DNA:
- the ELFN2 gene encoding protein phosphatase 1 regulatory subunit 29, whose product MGIMLCWWVFVTITFFFSYLPPGAHSDCWLIEGDKGYVWLAICSQNQPPYETIPQHINSTVHDLRLNENKLKIIGYASLSRFGNLTDLNLTKNEISYIEDGAFLGQSNLQILQLGYNKLTNLSEGMLRGMPRLQFLFVQHNLIEVVTPGAFSECLSLISIDLSSNRLQRLDSSTFVGLQALMACELAGNPFHCGCELYSFLDWLVMFNNFTRNYDRLQCESPREFAGFPLLSPRPHHSRNAITVLQARCKNGGIFSVARERPTPLIPDSLHDPDENSGYNPGDILYPESTPPSTTDSSILPTIEIHHVTGSSATLIVTIPYPYKKMYILVQYNNSFVYDVTTLKHKKEYITLDKLKAHVNYTFCVASIRNSKRYNHTCLFVFTRSKDKEEFSPNTSTTTHYIMTILGCLFGMVIILGVVYYCLRKKRMQEEKKKSLNVKKTILEMRYGSDVDPCLGPHSSQKMSEHPIPISRISSLPTSVSGLGSGDKGICSKTMNSQMGTPKGPKGTNYMEVRSGEGLERGQRGISGGDEDEEDFRELDNGEGSASEISTIAKEVDKVNQIINNCIDALKLDTASFLGGGDPELGYDCQSIPASSSGHLERLSFLSPPYKDGVHPLQRQLSADAATVAKKRCSISSSGSIKSARVFSLDVPDQPLKCDSKYIEKSSPLNSHMDRLPLVSSSGVHHLDVKPSYHCSEHRHSFPALYYEESADTLSQRVSFLKPLSRSKRDSSYSQLSPRHHFSGYSSSPEYSTENTHKIWERFRPYKKHTREEVYIAAGHALRKKVQFAKGEDLHDILDYWKGVSAQQKL is encoded by the coding sequence ATGGGCATCATGTTATGCTGGTGGGTCTTTGtgacaataactttttttttctcatacctCCCACCAGGAGCACATAGTGATTGCTGGCTAATTGAGGGGGACAAGGGTTATGTTTGGTTGGCTATATGTAGTCAGAATCAACCACCTTATGAGACCATTCCTCAGCATATCAACAGTACAGTTCATGATCTCAGGCTTAATGAAAATAAGTTAAAGATAATTGGCTATGCTTCTCTATCTCGCTTTGGAAACCTAACAGATTTGAACCTTACCAAGAATGAGATTTCCTACATTGAAGATGGAGCCTTCCTTGGACAATCCAATTTACAGATTCTTCAGCTTGGTTATAACAAGTTAACCAATTTGTCTGAGGGAATGCTTAGGGGTATGCCCAGGTTACAGTTCCTCTTTGTTCAGCATAACCTGATAGAGGTGGTGACCCCAGGAGCTTTCTCTGAATGTTTGAGCCTTATAAGCATTGACTTATCCTCTAATCGACTCCAAAGGCTGGATAGTTCTACCTTTGTTGGTCTTCAAGCACTTATGGCATGTGAACTGGCTGGGAATCCTTTTCATTGTGGTTGTGAACTCTATAGCTTTCTTGATTGGCTTGTCATGTTTAACAATTTCACTCGAAATTATGATCGCTTACAGTGTGAAAGTCCTCGAGAGTTTGCGGGTTTCCCACTCTTAAGCCCCAGGCCTCACCACAGCCGAAATGCTATAACGGTTCTTCAAGCTCGATGCAAAAATGGTGGAATCTTTTCTGTTGCACGCGAAAGGCCAACTCCACTTATACCAGATTCCTTACATGATCCAGATGAAAATTCTGGCTATAATCCTGGCGACATTCTTTACCCTGAGTCAACGCCTCCATCTACTACTGACTCTTCCATTTTGCCCACCATTGAAATTCATCATGTAACTGGAAGTTCAGCCACTTTGATTGTCACTATTCCATATCCTTATAAAAAGATGTATATTTTGGTGCAGTATAATAATAGTTTTGTATATGATGTAACAACTTTGAAGCACAAGAAGGAATATATCACCTTGGACAAGTTGAAAGCTCATGTCAATTACACTTTCTGTGTGGCTTCCATTCGCAACTCTAAACGCTACAACCATACCTGCCTCTTTGTATTCACTCGTTCTAAGGATAAGGAAGAATTTTCTCCCAACACTTCTACCACTACACACTATATCATGACCATATTGGGCTGCCTCTTTGGCATGGTtatcatactgggagttgtatatTACTGCTTAAGAAAGAAGAGAAtgcaagaagaaaagaaaaaatcccTCAATGTTAAAAAGACTATTCTTGAAATGCGTTATGGTTCAGATGTTGACCCATGTCTTGGGCCTCATTCATCACAGAAGATGTCAGAACATCCTATCCCTATATCTCGCATTTCTTCACTGCCTACTTCAGTTTCTGGCCTTGGAAGTGGAGATAAAGGCATTTGTTCCAAAACTATGAATTCTCAAATGGGAACACCCAAAGGTCCAAAGGGAACAAACTACATGGAAGTACGAAGTGGCGAAGGATTAGAAAGAGGTCAAAGAGGGATTTCAGGAGGGGATGAAGATGAAGAAGATTTTCGTGAACTAGACAATGGTGAGGGCTCAGCATCTGAAATATCAACAATTGCTAAGGAGGTAGATAAAGTGAACCAAATTATCAATAATTGCATTGATGCCCTAAAACTAGACACGGCTTCTTTTTTAGGCGGGGGGGACCCGGAGCTGGGCTACGATTGCCAGTCAATCCCAGCCAGTTCTTCGGGTCACCTGGAACGGTTGAGCTTCCTCTCTCCTCCATACAAAGACGGTGTTCACCCTCTTCAGCGGCAGCTGAgtgcagacgctgccacagttgCGAAGAAACGTTGCAGCATTTCGTCTAGTGGCTCCATTAAAAGTGCCAGAGTATTTAGCTTGGATGTACCTGATCAGCCTCTAAAGTGTGACTCCAAGTATATTGAGAAGAGCAGCCCTCTGAATAGCCATATGGATCGCCTTCCACTAGTATCTTCTTCTGGAGTCCACCATTTAGATGTCAAGCCTTCCTATCATTGTAGTGAACACCGTCACTCCTTTCCTGCTCTGTATTATGAGGAAAGTGCCGATACATTAAGCCAGAGAGTCAGCTTTCTGAAGCCACTTTCCCGCTCCAAGAGGGACTCTAGCTACTCCCAACTGTCACCGAGACACCATTTCTCTGGATACTCCTCCAGTCCAGAGTACTCCACTGAAAACACCCACAAGATTTGGGAGCGCTTCCGTCCTTATAAAAAACACACCCGGGAGGAGGTCTACATAGCAGCTGGACATGCTTTGCGCAAAAAGGTCCAGTTTGCCAAAGGGGAGGACTTGCACGATATCTTGGATTACTGGAAGGGAGTATCTGCTCAACAGAAACTGTAA